A section of the Triticum dicoccoides isolate Atlit2015 ecotype Zavitan chromosome 7A, WEW_v2.0, whole genome shotgun sequence genome encodes:
- the LOC119332249 gene encoding disease resistance protein RGA5-like isoform X2, whose product MEGILVSAATGVLKSLLCKLAALLEGEYRMHKGLRRDIAFLKDELSSMNALLEKLAEAEALDTQLREWRDQVREMAYEIEDYIDRYMNHHVHRDPDKPNAVMELFWKGVCKVKSFGAHHEMAVQIKELKSRIIEASQRRDRYRLDAMVCSASSNAARTDPRLPALFVEGASLVGIDGPKDELIKLVTDEELALKVVSLIGFGGSGKTTLANQVYQKTGKLFNCQAFVSVSQNPDIRKILRSMLSQIRKEDSPISRSSDEAWLINSMRDFLKDKRYLIVIDDIWSIQVWKTIKCALLENSCGSRIIVTRRGALAQW is encoded by the exons ATGGAAGGAATCCTGGTGAGTGCCGCCACGGGGGTCCTGAAATCCCTCCTCTGCAAGCTCGCCGCACTGCTGGAGGGGGAGTACAGGATGCACAAGGGCCTGCGGCGCGACATCGCCTTCCTCAAGGATGAGCTGAGCAGCATGAATGCTCTCCTGGAGAAGCTGGCCGAGGCGGAGGCTCTCGACACGCAGCTCAGGGAGTGGAGGGACCAAGTGAGGGAGATGGCCTATGAGATCGAGGATTACATCGACAGGTACATGAATCACCACGTCCACCGtgatccggacaagcctaacgccgTCATGGAGCTCTTTTGGAAGGGCGTCTGCAAGGTGAAAAGCTTTGGAGCTCACCATGAGATGGCGGTGCAAATCAAAGAACTCAAGTCCCGCATCATCGAGGCAAGTCAGCGCCGTGACAGGTACAGGCTTGACGCGATGGTCTGTTCTGCGAGCTCCAATGCTGCGCGCACCGACCCTCGGTTGCCTGCCCTCTTTGTGGAGGGAGCCAGCCTTGTTGGCATTGATGGTCCAAAGGATGAGTTAATTAAGTTGGTCACGGATGAGGAGCTCGCACTGAAGGTTGTTTCTCTCATAGGCTTTGGAGGGTCAGGGAAGACAACTCTTGCTAATCAAGTATACCAAAAAACTGGTAAACTGTTCAATTGCCAAGCTTTTGTGTCGGTGTCGCAAAATCCTGACATAAGAAAGATTTTGCGGTCCATGCTCTCTCAAATAAGAAAGGAAGACTCTCCCATTTCTCGATCGAGCGATGAGGCGTGGCTCATCAACTCAATGAGAGATTTCTTGAAGGACAAGAG GTATCTTATAGTAATTGATGATATATGGAGTATCCAAGTGTGGAAGACTATCAAGTGTGCCTTGCTTGAAAATTCCTGTGGTAGTAGAATAATAGTGacaagaaggggagccttggcgcagtggtaa
- the LOC119332249 gene encoding disease resistance protein RGA5-like isoform X1, which produces MERILSLSYNDLTLQLKTCLLYLSMYPEDYEVQMEDLVRRWIAERFVKVVGGKNLFDTGKDYFYELINRNMIQPTYINYDGQAMACRVHDMIRDLIISKAVEENFITSSGHQTHSLVSQHKVRRLSIDYRGLENVKTVSSMVTAHVRTLGVFGCTDQVPPLSEFPALRMLALDRSEELEIGYLKNITKLCLLRYLRIEGSCITELPEQIGDLQCLEMLDLHGTGIRELPASIVQLLQLKLLLVDGAKLPHGIGNMQGLEELSCVTVDDSTSINLLQELGSLTRMRILGLKLCMSAHKTSTSYVDRLVSSLGKLGSSQLERLFVKTDGRLIDIPVGSWSPPPRLLQELITSDLCLCQIPDWMASMASLTCLQIGVNQVTQETLLVLGGLPVLLSLTLNSSQNAEPKQRLVVSNNVFRCLKRFLLYCEVGLLTFEAGAMPKLKALEFQIVALEAKSACIAPDLGISNLCALSDLCIWIDCQGEKAEEGVHELESAIRVAASLLPNRPTPYFHRLY; this is translated from the coding sequence ATGGAAAGGATTTTATCACTTAGCTATAATGATCTTACTCTCCAACTGAAGACCTGCCTGCTGTATTTAAGTATGTATCCGGAAGATTATGAGGTCCAAATGGAAGATTTGGTGAGGAGGTGGATAGCAGAAAGATTTGTTAAGGTTGTTGGTGGGAAAAATTTATTTGACACAGGAAAAGATTATTTCTATGAACTGATAAACAGAAACATGATACAACCAACATATATCAACTATGATGGTCAAGCAATGGCATgccgtgtgcatgatatgatccgtgATCTCATTATATCCAAGGCAGTGGAAGAAAATTTTATCACTTCTAGTGGTCATCAAACACATAGCCTGGTTTCACAGCATAAAGTTCGCCGACTCTCGATTGACTACCGTGGCCTAGAAAATGTGAAGACAGTGTCATCCATGGTCACTGCTCATGTTCGAACCCTTGGCGTCTTTGGATGTACTGATCAAGTACCTCCCCTTTCGGAATTTCCGGCCCTGAGAATGCTTGCTCTAGACAGGAGTGAGGAGTTGGAAATTGGTTATCTTAAAAATATAACAAAGTTGTGTCTGTTGAGGTACCTGCGGATTGAAGGAAGCTGCATTACAGAACTCCCTGAACAGATCGGAGATCTACAGTGTTTGGAGATGCTGGATTTACATGGTACTGGTATAAGGGAATTGCCAGCAAGTATTGTTCAGCTGCTGCAACTGAAACTGCTACTTGTTGATGGCGCAAAACTACCACATGGCATTGGGAACATGCAAGGCCTAGAGGAACTGTCATGCGTAACTGTGGACGACAGTACCTCAATCAATCTCTTGCAGGAGTTGGGAAGTTTGACTAGAATGAGAATTCTTGGCCTGAAGTTGTGCATGAGCGCACATAAGACAAGCACAAGTTATGTGGATAGATTGGTTTCATCGCTTGGCAAACTTGGGAGCTCTCAGCTTGAGCGTCTGTTCGTCAAAACGGATGGTCGTTTGATTGACATTCCAGTTGGTTCTTGGTCGCCGCCTCCCCGTCTCCTGCAGGAGCTAATCACCTCTGATTTGTGTCTCTGTCAGATACCTGATTGGATGGCCTCAATGGCCAGCCTCACCTGCCTTCAAATCGGCGTTAATCAAGTGACGCAGGAGACCCTTCTCGTGCTTGGTGGTTTGCCTGTCTTGTTATCTCTGACGCTGAACTCCTCACAAAATGCTGAACCCAAACAAAGGCTCGTGGTCAGCAACAACGTGTTCCGATGCCTGAAGCGGTTCCTCCTCTATTGTGAGGTGGGTCTTCTGACGTTTGAAGCCGGAGCCATGCCAAAACTCAAAGCGCTCGAATTTCAGATTGTGGCGCTCGAAGCGAAATCTGCGTGCATCGCTCCCGACCTTGGCATCAGCAACCTCTGTGCCCTTAGTGATCTCTGCATCTGGATTGACTGCCAGGGTGAAAAGGCCGAGGAGGGGGTTCACGAGCTGGAGTCTGCAATCAGGGTTGCGGCCAGCCTACTTCCCAACCGTCCTACACCGTATTTCCATAGGTTGTATTGA